The Desulfuromonas versatilis genome has a segment encoding these proteins:
- a CDS encoding CTP synthase has translation MKTKFLFITGGVVSSLGKGLAAASIGALMEARGLRVSMQKMDPYINVDPGTMSPFQHGEVFVTDDGAETDLDLGHYERFTTAQLSRKSNFTTGQVYDSVIRKERRGDYLGGTVQVIPHITNEIKAKILENAKGVDLAIVEVGGTVGDIESLPFMEAIRQFRTDRGHENVLYIHLTLVPYIPTAGELKTKPTQHSVKELREIGIQPDILLCRCDREIPRDMKAKIALFCNVKEEAVITARDVESIYEVPIAYHEQGLDERIVDYLNIWTKAPDLTPWERIVKRVKEPASEIRIAIVGKYVELTESYKSLSEALIHGGIANDCRVNLKYVDSESLERHGVNGTFDDVDGVLVPGGFGERGSEGKVAAIQYAREKGKPFFGICLGMQMAVVEFARNVCGIEQAYSSEFREDAKNPVIHIMEEQKKVKGKGGTMRLGTYPCELGKGTLARRIYGQQSLTERHRHRYEFNNTYRQKLQKSGLVLSGINPESDLVEIVELAEHPWFLGCQFHPEFKSRPMAPHPLFESFVGACLKQRSEK, from the coding sequence ATGAAAACCAAGTTTCTGTTCATCACCGGTGGCGTGGTTTCCTCCCTGGGCAAGGGCCTGGCGGCCGCCTCGATCGGCGCCCTGATGGAGGCGCGGGGGCTGCGGGTGTCCATGCAGAAAATGGACCCCTACATCAACGTCGACCCCGGCACCATGAGCCCTTTCCAGCACGGGGAGGTGTTCGTCACCGATGACGGAGCTGAAACCGACCTCGACCTGGGCCACTACGAGCGCTTCACCACCGCCCAACTGTCGCGCAAGTCCAATTTCACCACCGGCCAGGTCTACGACTCGGTCATCCGCAAGGAGCGCCGTGGCGACTACCTCGGCGGCACCGTGCAGGTCATCCCGCATATCACCAACGAGATCAAGGCCAAGATCCTGGAGAACGCCAAGGGGGTCGATCTGGCCATCGTCGAGGTCGGCGGCACCGTGGGCGACATCGAGTCGCTGCCGTTCATGGAAGCGATCCGCCAGTTCCGCACCGACCGCGGCCACGAAAACGTGCTCTATATCCACCTGACCCTGGTCCCCTACATCCCCACCGCCGGCGAGCTCAAAACCAAGCCGACCCAGCACAGCGTCAAGGAGCTGCGCGAGATCGGCATCCAGCCCGACATCCTGCTGTGCCGCTGCGACCGGGAGATTCCCCGGGACATGAAGGCCAAGATCGCCCTGTTCTGCAACGTCAAGGAGGAGGCGGTCATCACCGCGCGGGACGTCGAGTCGATCTACGAGGTCCCCATCGCCTACCACGAGCAGGGCCTCGACGAGCGTATCGTCGATTATCTCAACATCTGGACCAAGGCTCCCGACCTCACCCCCTGGGAGCGGATCGTCAAGCGCGTCAAGGAGCCGGCTTCGGAAATCCGCATCGCCATCGTCGGCAAGTACGTCGAGCTCACCGAGAGTTACAAGTCGCTCTCCGAGGCCCTGATTCACGGCGGCATCGCCAATGACTGCCGGGTGAATCTCAAGTACGTCGACTCGGAGTCGCTGGAGCGCCACGGGGTCAACGGCACCTTCGACGACGTGGACGGGGTCCTCGTCCCCGGCGGCTTCGGCGAACGCGGCAGCGAGGGGAAGGTCGCCGCCATCCAGTATGCCCGGGAAAAGGGGAAGCCGTTTTTCGGCATCTGCCTCGGCATGCAGATGGCGGTGGTTGAATTCGCCCGCAACGTTTGCGGCATCGAACAGGCCTACTCCTCCGAATTCCGTGAGGACGCCAAGAACCCGGTGATCCACATCATGGAGGAGCAGAAGAAGGTCAAGGGCAAGGGCGGGACCATGCGCCTTGGAACCTATCCCTGCGAATTGGGCAAGGGGACCCTGGCGCGGCGCATTTACGGCCAGCAGAGTCTCACCGAGCGCCATCGCCACCGCTACGAGTTCAACAACACCTATCGTCAGAAACTGCAGAAGAGCGGCCTGGTGCTCTCGGGGATCAACCCCGAGTCGGACCTGGTGGAGATCGTCGAACTGGCCGAACACCCCTGGTTCCTTGGCTGCCAGTTCCATCCCGAATTCAAGTCGCGGCCGATGGCTCCCCACCCGCTCTTCGAATCCTTCGTCGGCGCCTGTCTCAAGCAGAGGAGCGAGAAGTAG
- a CDS encoding nitrite/sulfite reductase, which produces MSDTTIDYQKLRINGIYQQNAEGDLMLRVKVPAGVISAEQTEKVCAIAERFSNGKLHLTSRGSIEIHWLRYENLAEVTRMLAAVGLTSRGACGGAVRGISCSTTFAAGFGTAQVLARKLHRHFAGNPHFEGLPKKFKIGVDAGYQGARHLIQDVGLVYLGSEEGRELYDVWVAGGLGRQPQPGFLFANRVAEKRLLPIIEAVVRVYKANGQAGKRLKHLLNDIGEARLRDLVAAEMAAVSALEIANPLPEQLTAKPQADSLEFVEVPVFAGEISAEKLRALARVAAQQAEGFLALTADQNLALLPGEGRPVEAVRQALAAVGLAGPAPEEAVSFRICPGSHECRMGLAPVRDVARELIGAMGGQARSGRWAISGCPNSCSQPQLADFGIVTVKKVAGEDGERRPLFDLLRREGEGFGEPVQQGIGLEELVAAVGKLT; this is translated from the coding sequence ATGTCCGACACCACCATCGACTACCAGAAACTGCGGATCAACGGCATCTATCAGCAGAATGCCGAGGGGGACCTGATGCTGCGGGTCAAGGTCCCCGCCGGGGTGATCTCCGCCGAACAGACGGAGAAGGTCTGCGCTATCGCCGAGCGGTTTTCCAACGGCAAGCTTCACCTGACCAGCCGCGGCAGCATCGAGATCCACTGGCTGCGCTACGAAAACCTCGCCGAGGTGACGCGCATGCTCGCCGCGGTGGGGTTGACCTCCCGGGGGGCCTGCGGCGGCGCGGTGCGCGGGATCTCCTGCAGCACCACCTTCGCCGCCGGGTTCGGCACCGCCCAGGTGCTGGCCCGCAAGCTGCACCGGCATTTTGCCGGCAACCCCCATTTCGAGGGGCTGCCGAAAAAGTTCAAGATCGGCGTCGACGCCGGCTATCAGGGGGCCCGCCACCTGATCCAGGACGTCGGCCTGGTTTATCTCGGCAGCGAAGAGGGGCGCGAGCTCTACGACGTCTGGGTGGCCGGGGGGCTCGGCCGCCAGCCCCAGCCGGGGTTCCTGTTCGCCAACCGGGTGGCGGAGAAGCGCCTGCTCCCCATCATCGAGGCGGTGGTGCGGGTCTACAAGGCCAACGGCCAGGCCGGCAAGCGTCTCAAGCACCTGCTGAACGATATCGGCGAGGCTCGGCTTCGCGACCTGGTGGCCGCCGAGATGGCGGCTGTCAGCGCCCTCGAGATTGCCAACCCCCTGCCCGAGCAGCTGACGGCAAAACCTCAGGCGGATTCTCTGGAATTTGTTGAAGTGCCCGTTTTCGCCGGGGAGATTTCGGCAGAGAAGCTCCGTGCCCTGGCCCGGGTCGCCGCCCAACAGGCAGAGGGTTTCCTGGCCCTGACCGCCGACCAGAACCTGGCGCTGCTGCCGGGCGAGGGGCGTCCTGTCGAGGCGGTGCGCCAAGCGCTGGCCGCGGTCGGGCTGGCCGGACCGGCGCCCGAGGAGGCGGTCAGCTTCCGGATCTGCCCCGGCAGCCACGAGTGCCGCATGGGGCTGGCCCCGGTGCGCGATGTCGCCCGCGAGCTGATCGGCGCCATGGGCGGACAGGCCCGCTCGGGCCGCTGGGCGATCTCGGGCTGCCCCAACTCCTGTTCCCAGCCGCAGCTGGCCGATTTCGGCATCGTCACGGTGAAAAAGGTCGCCGGCGAGGATGGCGAGCGCCGGCCGCTCTTCGACCTGTTGCGGCGCGAGGGCGAGGGTTTCGGCGAGCCGGTGCAGCAAGGGATCGGCCTGGAGGAGCTGGTCGCGGCGGTAGGCAAACTCACCTGA
- the kdsB gene encoding 3-deoxy-manno-octulosonate cytidylyltransferase, which produces MRVTALIPARYASSRFPGKPLAEIAGKPMIQWVYERTSRSALVDRVIVATDDERIRQAVQAFGGEVQMTRSDHPTGTDRLAEVAARIETDIVVNVQGDEPLIDPRMIDMAVEPLTTDPSIPMGTLKTPIASVEEFLNPNVVKVVTDREGFALYFSRAPIPHPRDFADGLQEQFQELQACKHIGLYVYRRDFLLAYPGLPVTPLENLEKLEQLRALEHGHKIRVVETSLSSLGVDTPEDLEKVREYLKINRI; this is translated from the coding sequence ATGCGCGTCACCGCCCTTATTCCCGCCCGTTACGCTTCGAGTCGTTTCCCCGGCAAACCGCTGGCGGAGATTGCCGGCAAGCCGATGATCCAGTGGGTCTACGAGCGGACCTCCCGCTCCGCGCTGGTCGACCGGGTGATCGTGGCCACCGACGACGAGCGAATCCGCCAGGCCGTTCAGGCTTTTGGCGGAGAGGTGCAGATGACCCGCAGCGACCACCCCACCGGCACCGACCGGCTGGCCGAGGTCGCGGCCCGGATCGAGACCGATATCGTAGTCAACGTCCAGGGGGACGAGCCGCTGATCGACCCGCGGATGATCGACATGGCGGTGGAGCCGTTGACCACCGACCCCTCCATCCCCATGGGCACGCTCAAAACCCCCATAGCCTCGGTGGAAGAGTTTCTCAACCCCAACGTGGTCAAGGTGGTGACCGACCGGGAGGGCTTTGCCCTGTATTTCTCCCGCGCGCCCATCCCCCACCCCCGGGATTTTGCCGACGGTCTGCAGGAGCAGTTTCAAGAGCTGCAGGCCTGCAAGCATATCGGCCTCTACGTCTACCGCCGCGATTTTCTCCTCGCCTACCCCGGGCTGCCCGTCACCCCCCTGGAAAACCTGGAAAAGCTCGAACAGCTCCGGGCCCTGGAGCACGGGCATAAAATCCGCGTGGTGGAGACCTCGCTGAGTTCGCTGGGAGTGGATACTCCCGAAGACCTCGAGAAGGTCAGGGAATATCTGAAAATTAACCGAATTTGA
- the cysD gene encoding sulfate adenylyltransferase subunit CysD, whose product MTPKMTHLRQLEAESIHIIREVAAEFEKPVMLYSIGKDSAVMLHLARKAFYPAKLPFPLLHVDTTWKFREMIEFRDRMARECGFELLVHVNEEGVRQGIGPFSHGSALHTDVMKTEALKQALDKFKFDAAFGGARRDEEKSRAKERIFSFRSASHRWDPKSQRPELWNIYNAKVRQGESIRAFPLSNWTELDIWQYIYLENIPIVPLYYAKQRPVVERDGMLIMVDDERLQLRPGEQVQMKSVRFRTLGCYPLTGAVESTAATLPEIIQEMLLTRTSERQGRLIDHDQSGSMEKKKQEGYF is encoded by the coding sequence ATGACCCCAAAAATGACCCACCTGCGCCAGCTCGAGGCCGAGAGCATTCACATTATCCGCGAGGTCGCCGCCGAGTTCGAAAAGCCGGTGATGCTCTACTCCATCGGCAAGGACTCGGCGGTGATGCTGCATCTGGCGCGCAAGGCCTTCTACCCGGCCAAGCTGCCGTTTCCGCTGCTGCACGTCGATACCACCTGGAAGTTCCGCGAGATGATCGAGTTTCGCGACCGGATGGCCCGCGAATGCGGCTTCGAGCTGCTGGTGCACGTCAACGAGGAGGGGGTGCGCCAGGGGATCGGCCCCTTCTCCCACGGTTCGGCCCTGCACACCGACGTGATGAAGACCGAAGCGCTCAAGCAGGCCCTGGACAAGTTCAAGTTCGACGCGGCCTTCGGCGGCGCCCGCCGCGACGAGGAGAAGTCGCGGGCCAAGGAGCGCATCTTCTCCTTCCGCAGCGCCAGCCACCGCTGGGACCCCAAGAGCCAGCGCCCCGAGCTGTGGAACATCTACAACGCCAAGGTGCGCCAGGGCGAGAGCATCCGCGCCTTTCCGCTCTCCAACTGGACCGAGCTCGACATCTGGCAGTACATCTACCTGGAGAACATCCCCATCGTGCCGCTCTACTACGCCAAACAGCGCCCGGTGGTGGAGCGCGACGGGATGCTGATCATGGTCGACGACGAGCGCCTGCAGCTGCGCCCCGGCGAGCAGGTGCAGATGAAGTCGGTGCGCTTCCGCACCCTGGGCTGCTACCCGCTGACCGGCGCCGTCGAATCGACCGCCGCCACCCTGCCCGAGATCATCCAGGAGATGCTGCTCACCCGCACCTCCGAGCGCCAGGGCCGGCTCATCGACCACGACCAGAGCGGCTCGATGGAGAAGAAGAAGCAGGAAGGTTATTTCTAG
- a CDS encoding phosphoadenylyl-sulfate reductase: protein MSQEHVATLPQLSADAGAEQILRAGVAAAGGPVALACSFSVEDVVIIDLLRQIAPEVRVFALDTGRLNEETYEVAEAVSERYGIRIDWYFPQREAVEKLEREKGLFSFRESLENRHECCRIRKVEPLGRALQGLAGWITGLRREQSVTRSDLRAIEIDQANGGIVKINPLLEWSEKQVREYAEQKRLPVNRLHKQGYPSIGCAPCTRAVQPGEHPRAGRWWWEDPANKECGLHKR from the coding sequence ATGAGCCAAGAGCACGTTGCAACCCTTCCCCAACTGTCTGCCGACGCCGGCGCCGAGCAGATCCTGCGCGCGGGCGTCGCCGCCGCCGGCGGCCCTGTGGCCCTGGCCTGCTCGTTCTCCGTCGAGGACGTGGTGATCATCGACCTGCTGCGCCAAATCGCCCCCGAGGTCCGGGTGTTCGCCCTCGACACCGGCCGGCTCAACGAAGAGACTTACGAGGTGGCCGAGGCGGTTTCCGAGCGCTACGGCATCCGCATCGACTGGTACTTCCCCCAGCGCGAGGCGGTGGAAAAGCTGGAGCGGGAGAAGGGGCTGTTCTCCTTCCGCGAGAGCCTCGAGAATCGCCACGAGTGCTGCCGCATCCGCAAGGTCGAGCCCCTGGGCCGGGCCCTGCAGGGGCTTGCCGGCTGGATCACCGGCCTGCGCCGCGAGCAGAGTGTGACCCGCAGCGACCTGCGCGCCATCGAGATCGACCAGGCCAACGGCGGCATCGTGAAGATCAACCCCCTGCTCGAGTGGAGCGAAAAGCAGGTCCGGGAGTACGCCGAGCAGAAGCGCCTGCCGGTCAACCGCCTGCACAAGCAGGGCTACCCCTCCATCGGCTGCGCCCCCTGCACCCGGGCCGTCCAGCCTGGCGAGCACCCCCGGGCCGGGCGCTGGTGGTGGGAAGATCCAGCGAACAAGGAATGCGGATTACATAAACGTTGA
- the kdsA gene encoding 3-deoxy-8-phosphooctulonate synthase: protein MVREITVGNAVFGGGRPLVLIAGPCAIEEEGLTLRIAEFLKRLTSDLGIGLVFKASYDKANRTSVTSFRGPGIEEGLRILERVKRDFDVPVISDVHDLSQVAPAAEVLDILQIPAFLSRQTDLLVAAGETGRVVNVKKGQFLAPWDMRNAVGKIESTGNRQILLTERGASFGYNNLVTDMRSLVIMRETGCPVIFDATHSVQLPGGAGTSSGGQRQYVGALSRAAVATGIDGLFWEVHENPDKALCDGPNSLPLGDVPKMLKEILAIDAIVKESN from the coding sequence ATGGTTCGCGAGATCACCGTCGGCAACGCCGTGTTCGGCGGCGGCCGCCCCCTGGTTCTGATCGCCGGCCCCTGCGCCATCGAGGAGGAGGGGCTGACCCTGCGCATTGCCGAGTTTCTCAAGCGGCTCACTTCGGATCTGGGCATCGGCCTGGTGTTCAAGGCCTCCTACGACAAGGCCAACCGCACCTCGGTCACCTCCTTCCGCGGTCCCGGCATCGAGGAGGGGCTGCGGATTCTCGAGCGCGTGAAGCGGGATTTCGATGTGCCGGTCATCTCCGACGTGCATGACCTCAGCCAGGTCGCCCCTGCGGCCGAGGTTCTCGATATCCTCCAGATCCCCGCCTTTCTCAGCCGCCAGACCGACCTGCTGGTCGCCGCCGGCGAGACGGGGAGGGTGGTCAACGTGAAAAAGGGGCAGTTTCTCGCCCCCTGGGACATGCGCAACGCGGTGGGCAAGATCGAGTCGACGGGCAACCGCCAGATCCTGCTCACCGAGCGCGGCGCCTCCTTCGGCTACAATAACCTGGTAACCGACATGCGCTCGTTGGTCATCATGCGCGAAACCGGCTGCCCGGTGATTTTCGACGCCACCCACTCGGTGCAGTTGCCAGGCGGCGCCGGCACCTCCTCTGGGGGGCAGCGGCAGTATGTGGGGGCTCTTTCCCGGGCGGCTGTAGCCACCGGCATCGATGGGCTGTTCTGGGAGGTCCACGAAAATCCCGACAAGGCCCTGTGCGACGGACCCAACTCGCTGCCGCTGGGCGATGTGCCCAAGATGCTCAAGGAAATCCTGGCGATCGACGCCATTGTCAAGGAAAGCAACTGA
- a CDS encoding ammonium transporter: MESAIDSLRHGGDVLFLMLGAVMVFAMHAGFAFLEVGTVRKKSQVNAFVKILSDWSVSTVVYFLIGYPIAYGTNFLRPAGELLGADMGYELVRFFFLLCFAACIPAIISGGIAERARFWPQVLAGAIFAGITYPLFESLIWGQNSGGLQGFFENTFGAPFHDFAGSVVVHSMGGWLALPAVLFLGNRQGRFVRGKSHPIPISNIPFLALGSWILAVGWFGFNVMSAQKLEGISGLVAVNSLLAMVGGVLFALVASRNDPGFVHNGALAGLIAICAGSDLVHPLAAFFIGGLGALIFVYGFQWEQEKLKIDDVLGVWPLHGIIGTWGGISAGIFGSTALGGMGGVSFVSQLAGSLMAVAYALATGALIYGVITKTIGFRLDDDQEFRGPDLSIHNIHSYPEDYVR; encoded by the coding sequence ATGGAGTCTGCCATCGATTCCCTGCGCCATGGCGGGGACGTATTGTTTCTCATGCTCGGCGCGGTCATGGTGTTTGCCATGCATGCCGGGTTCGCCTTCCTGGAAGTGGGCACGGTCCGCAAAAAAAGCCAGGTCAACGCCTTCGTCAAGATCCTTTCCGACTGGTCCGTCTCCACGGTGGTCTATTTTCTGATCGGTTACCCCATTGCCTACGGGACCAATTTCCTGCGCCCTGCCGGGGAATTGCTCGGCGCCGACATGGGGTATGAACTGGTCCGCTTCTTCTTCCTGCTCTGCTTCGCCGCCTGCATCCCCGCCATCATCTCCGGCGGCATCGCCGAACGGGCCCGCTTCTGGCCCCAGGTGCTGGCCGGCGCCATCTTTGCCGGCATCACCTACCCGCTGTTCGAATCGCTGATCTGGGGCCAGAACAGCGGCGGGCTGCAGGGCTTTTTCGAAAATACCTTCGGGGCCCCGTTTCACGATTTCGCCGGCAGCGTGGTGGTCCACTCCATGGGCGGATGGCTGGCCCTGCCCGCGGTGCTGTTTCTCGGCAACCGCCAGGGGCGTTTCGTGCGCGGCAAGAGCCACCCCATCCCGATCAGCAACATCCCCTTTCTGGCTCTCGGCAGCTGGATCCTGGCGGTCGGCTGGTTCGGCTTCAACGTGATGAGCGCCCAGAAACTCGAAGGGATCTCCGGGCTGGTGGCGGTCAACTCGCTGCTGGCCATGGTCGGCGGGGTGCTGTTCGCCCTGGTGGCCAGCCGCAACGACCCGGGCTTCGTTCACAACGGCGCCCTGGCGGGGCTGATCGCCATCTGCGCAGGCTCGGACCTGGTGCACCCCCTGGCGGCCTTTTTCATCGGCGGCCTGGGGGCCCTGATCTTCGTCTATGGCTTTCAGTGGGAGCAGGAGAAACTCAAGATCGACGACGTGCTCGGCGTCTGGCCCCTGCACGGCATCATCGGCACCTGGGGCGGCATCTCGGCGGGGATTTTCGGCAGCACCGCGCTCGGCGGCATGGGCGGGGTGTCCTTCGTCTCCCAGCTGGCCGGCAGCCTGATGGCCGTGGCCTACGCTTTGGCCACCGGGGCTCTCATCTACGGGGTGATTACCAAGACCATCGGCTTTCGCCTGGACGATGATCAGGAGTTCCGCGGTCCCGACCTCTCCATTCACAACATCCATTCCTACCCCGAGGATTACGTCCGCTGA
- a CDS encoding SLC13 family permease, with translation MEPVVFDKPLKIDRRPLWRILADRTLRYQVIAALLVVGGVLFCFAPPAGLSHQGYHSLIVFGVCVVLWVSGLVPLAVTSLLAMAAIPVLGIMEAKKTYALFGNEAVFFILSAFVLAAVMTGSGLSTRLARAMLARFGSTPTRLALTVFSLSALLSFVMSEHAVAAMMFAVVVEIVRSLDLPAEKSGFGKLLYMAIAWGCVIGGIATFLGGARAPLAVGMLREATGLDFTFFEWMAAALPIVIPLLLVGFVLLLKLFPRDIASVESGILFLRRQRLEMGRMSFNEQIVALIMVLTILAWVFLGKKLGLASIGIFAVAALFVFRVVSWQTIEEYVNWGVILMYGGAITLASALEKSGAAKWLADSVLAGWLDRPFLVIAAFSLLSLVLTECISNAAVIAILMPVGMSLQQSMGIDPRVMTLTIALPAGLAFCLPMGTPANAIVFSSGVLKMREMVLPGALIMTLAWLLFLASAWLVWPLLGLHI, from the coding sequence ATGGAGCCGGTGGTTTTCGACAAGCCGCTGAAGATCGACCGGCGGCCGCTGTGGCGCATCCTGGCCGACCGGACCCTGCGCTACCAGGTCATCGCCGCCCTGCTGGTGGTGGGCGGGGTGCTGTTCTGCTTCGCTCCCCCGGCGGGGCTCTCCCACCAGGGGTACCACTCGCTGATCGTGTTCGGGGTCTGCGTGGTGCTCTGGGTGTCGGGGCTGGTGCCGCTGGCGGTTACCTCGCTGCTGGCGATGGCCGCCATCCCGGTGCTCGGCATCATGGAGGCGAAAAAGACCTACGCCCTGTTCGGCAACGAGGCGGTTTTTTTCATCCTCAGCGCCTTCGTGCTGGCGGCGGTGATGACCGGCAGCGGGCTCTCCACCCGCCTGGCCCGGGCGATGCTGGCGCGCTTCGGCAGCACCCCGACCCGGCTGGCGCTGACGGTGTTCTCCCTTTCGGCGCTGCTCTCCTTCGTCATGAGCGAGCACGCGGTGGCCGCGATGATGTTCGCGGTGGTGGTCGAGATCGTGCGCAGCCTCGACCTGCCCGCCGAAAAGAGCGGCTTCGGCAAGCTGCTCTACATGGCCATCGCCTGGGGCTGCGTCATCGGCGGCATTGCTACTTTCCTCGGCGGCGCCCGGGCGCCGCTGGCGGTGGGGATGCTGCGCGAGGCGACGGGGCTCGATTTCACCTTTTTCGAGTGGATGGCGGCCGCCCTGCCGATCGTCATCCCGCTGCTGCTGGTCGGTTTCGTCCTGCTGCTCAAGCTGTTTCCCCGGGACATCGCCAGCGTCGAGAGCGGCATCCTGTTTCTGCGCCGCCAGCGCCTGGAGATGGGCCGGATGAGCTTCAACGAGCAGATCGTCGCCCTGATCATGGTGCTGACCATCCTCGCCTGGGTGTTTCTCGGCAAAAAGCTGGGGCTGGCCAGCATCGGCATCTTCGCGGTAGCCGCCCTGTTCGTTTTCCGCGTGGTCTCCTGGCAGACCATCGAGGAGTACGTCAACTGGGGGGTGATCCTGATGTACGGCGGCGCCATCACCCTGGCCTCGGCCCTGGAGAAGAGCGGCGCCGCCAAATGGCTGGCGGACAGCGTGCTGGCGGGGTGGCTGGATCGGCCCTTTCTGGTCATCGCGGCATTTTCCCTGCTTTCGCTGGTGCTCACCGAGTGCATCAGCAACGCGGCGGTGATCGCCATCCTTATGCCGGTGGGGATGAGCCTGCAGCAGAGCATGGGGATCGACCCGCGGGTGATGACCCTGACCATCGCCCTGCCGGCCGGGCTGGCATTCTGCCTGCCGATGGGCACCCCGGCCAACGCCATCGTCTTCTCCTCCGGGGTCCTCAAGATGCGCGAGATGGTCCTGCCGGGCGCGCTCATCATGACCCTCGCCTGGTTGTTGTTTCTGGCATCGGCCTGGCTGGTCTGGCCGCTGCTCGGCCTGCATATCTGA
- the cysN gene encoding sulfate adenylyltransferase subunit CysN has product MAHQSDLIARDIHAYLKSQEEKGMLRFITCGSVDDGKSTLIGRLLWDSKMVFEDQLAALEADSKRVGTQGENIDYALLLDGLQAEREQGITIDVAYRFFSTDKRKFIVADTPGHEQYTRNMVTGASTAQVAVILIDARKGVLTQTKRHSYLVSLVGIRHVVLAINKMDLVDYSAERFEQIRAEYEAFAEGLGFEQIAPIPISALEGANVLVRSDSTPWYGGPTLMEYLETVQVADASAGKPFRMRVQWVNRPNLDFRGFCGTIASGSIRPGDEVAVTSSGKTSKVARIVTMDGDLDQAAAGQAVTLTLSDEIDISRGDTLATPENRPFHTDQFEAKIVWLHEEALLPGRSYLIKAGSSTAPAQVSDLHFKVNVNTLQHEPGKTLALNEVGVCSLSVSKGISFDPYGDNRGMGNFILIDRFTNATVGAGMIDAPLQRAAGEDWHAIEINKTARAVLKGQRPKVLWFTGLPGAGKSTLAALVEKKLHSHGKHTYILDGDQLRHGLNHDLGYSDPDQVEHIRRVAEVSKLFVDAGLIVLASVTSPFRSERATAREILEPGEFVEIYVDTPLEVCEARDTTGLYQKARAGELKDVTGIDAIYEPPENPEITVHGAQGAPEELAEKLVHELYRLTGCDAAPLTFEGTAGI; this is encoded by the coding sequence ATGGCTCACCAATCCGATTTGATCGCCCGCGACATCCACGCCTACCTGAAGAGCCAGGAAGAGAAGGGGATGCTGCGCTTTATCACCTGCGGCAGCGTCGATGACGGCAAGAGCACCCTGATCGGGCGGCTGCTGTGGGATTCGAAGATGGTCTTCGAGGACCAGCTCGCCGCGCTGGAAGCCGACAGCAAGCGAGTCGGCACCCAGGGGGAGAATATCGACTACGCCCTGTTGCTCGACGGCCTGCAGGCCGAGCGCGAGCAGGGGATCACCATCGATGTGGCCTATCGGTTCTTCTCCACCGACAAGCGCAAGTTTATCGTCGCCGACACCCCCGGCCACGAGCAGTACACCCGCAACATGGTCACCGGCGCCTCCACCGCCCAGGTCGCGGTGATTCTCATCGACGCCCGCAAGGGGGTGTTGACCCAGACCAAGCGCCACAGCTACCTGGTTTCGCTGGTCGGCATCCGCCACGTGGTGCTGGCCATTAACAAGATGGACCTGGTGGACTACAGCGCCGAGCGCTTCGAGCAGATCCGCGCCGAATACGAGGCCTTCGCCGAGGGGCTGGGTTTCGAGCAGATCGCTCCCATCCCCATCTCGGCCCTCGAGGGGGCCAACGTCCTGGTGCGCAGCGACTCAACCCCCTGGTACGGCGGCCCGACCCTGATGGAGTATCTGGAAACCGTCCAGGTGGCCGATGCCTCGGCGGGCAAGCCCTTCCGCATGCGGGTGCAGTGGGTCAACCGGCCCAACCTCGATTTCCGCGGCTTCTGCGGCACCATCGCCTCGGGTTCGATCCGCCCGGGCGACGAGGTGGCGGTCACCTCCTCGGGCAAGACCAGCAAGGTGGCGCGCATCGTCACCATGGACGGGGATCTCGACCAGGCCGCCGCCGGCCAGGCGGTGACCCTGACCCTGAGCGACGAGATCGACATCAGCCGCGGCGATACCCTGGCGACGCCGGAAAACCGCCCCTTCCACACCGACCAGTTCGAGGCCAAGATCGTCTGGCTCCACGAGGAGGCGCTGCTGCCCGGGCGCAGCTACCTGATCAAGGCGGGCTCCAGCACCGCCCCGGCCCAGGTAAGCGATCTGCACTTCAAGGTCAACGTCAACACCCTGCAGCACGAGCCGGGCAAGACCCTGGCGCTCAACGAGGTGGGGGTGTGCAGCCTGAGCGTCAGCAAGGGGATCTCCTTCGACCCCTATGGCGACAACCGCGGCATGGGCAACTTCATTCTCATCGACCGCTTCACCAACGCTACCGTCGGCGCCGGGATGATCGACGCTCCCCTGCAGCGCGCAGCGGGCGAAGACTGGCACGCCATCGAGATCAACAAGACCGCCCGCGCGGTTCTCAAGGGGCAGCGGCCCAAGGTGCTCTGGTTCACCGGCTTGCCCGGGGCGGGCAAGTCGACCCTGGCCGCCCTGGTGGAGAAGAAGCTGCATTCCCACGGCAAGCACACCTACATCCTCGACGGCGACCAGCTGCGCCACGGCCTGAACCACGACCTGGGCTACAGCGACCCCGACCAGGTGGAACACATCCGCCGGGTGGCCGAGGTTTCCAAACTGTTCGTCGATGCCGGCCTGATCGTGCTCGCTTCGGTGACCTCGCCTTTCCGCAGCGAGCGGGCCACGGCCCGCGAGATCCTCGAACCCGGGGAGTTCGTCGAGATCTATGTCGACACCCCCCTGGAGGTCTGCGAGGCCCGCGACACCACCGGCCTCTACCAGAAGGCCCGGGCCGGCGAACTGAAGGACGTGACCGGCATCGACGCCATCTACGAGCCGCCGGAGAACCCCGAGATCACCGTGCACGGGGCCCAGGGGGCGCCGGAGGAGTTGGCCGAAAAGCTCGTCCACGAGCTCTACCGGCTGACCGGCTGCGACGCCGCGCCGTTGACCTTTGAGGGGACCGCAGGCATATAA